Proteins encoded within one genomic window of Humulus lupulus chromosome 1, drHumLupu1.1, whole genome shotgun sequence:
- the LOC133788236 gene encoding UDP-glycosyltransferase 92A1-like has product MGSQPNPDDHYIVMFPFMAHGHLIPFLTLANRIHQRTGFTLIIATTKLNLHYLRRSSSNRYDDLNSGIHFAELPFSSSDHGLPPNTETTENLSRAKIIDFLHASRSLETPCRNFIHECIGQYGRQPLCIISDMFYGWAVDLANSFDTVNIAFVTCGAYGFAALISIWNELPHRKTESEEFEVTGFPKRCRFHRSQLHQFLRVADGSDTWSRFFQPQLRLCLKSHALLCNTVEELEPLGLQILRDYVKRPVWCVGLLLPQAALNDMSCSPSSSLSISKPRVSKEVGISAEKLFKWLASQEPKSVLYISFGSQNTIGATQMMELAIGLEKSEKPFVWVIRPPEGFDLKGEFRQEWLPEGFEERAKENNRGLLVRNWAPQLDIMAHKSIGAFLSHCGWNSVLESLSQGVPIIGWPLAGEQNYNSKMLVEEMGVSVELSRGPLGTIAGDEVKKVIDLVMERDGKGEEMKKRANELKLQIRAAVKEEGEHKGSALKAIDDCVASILA; this is encoded by the coding sequence ATGGGTTCTCAGCCTAACCCTGATGATCACTACATCGTCATGTTTCCCTTCATGGCTCATGGCCATCTCATACCTTTCTTAACCTTAGCCAACCGAATTCACCAAAGAACAGGCTTCACACTCATTATCGCCACCACCAAGCTCAACCTCCATTACCTCCGGCGATCCTCCTCCAACAGATATGACGACTTAAACTCCGGCATCCATTTCGCCGAGCTACCATTCTCCAGTTCCGACCATGGCTTACCCCCCAACACTGAAACCACTGAGAATTTGTCTCGTGCCAAAATAATCGACTTCTTGCACGCTTCCAGATCTCTGGAAACTCCATGCCGGAACTTCATCCACGAATGTATCGGCCAATATGGACGGCAGCCACTTTGTATTATCTCCGACATGTTTTACGGGTGGGCAGTCGACCTGGCCAATAGCTTCGACACCGTCAATATCGCTTTCGTTACTTGTGGTGCATACGGCTTTGCAGCACTCATTTCTATCTGGAACGAACTCCCTCACCGGAAAACAGAGTCCGAAGAATTCGAGGTCACAGGGTTCCCGAAACGGTGTCGGTTCCACCGCTCTCAGTTACATCAGTTCTTGAGAGTAGCCGACGGTTCAGATACATGGTCGAGATTCTTTCAACCCCAGCTGAGGCTTTGTCTGAAGTCTCACGCTTTGTTGTGTAACACCGTCGAAGAACTCGAACCCCTCGGACTCCAAATCCTCCGGGATTACGTTAAACGCCCCGTTTGGTGTGTCGGTCTGCTTCTTCCTCAAGCTGCGTTAAATGACATGTCGtgttcaccttcttcttctttgagtATTTCCAAACCGAGAGTCAGTAAAGAAGTTGGTATATCAGCTGAGAAGTTGTTCAAGTGGCTCGCTTCACAAGAACCCAAGTCCGTTCTGTATATCTCGTTCGGTTCTCAGAACACAATCGGAGCAACCCAGATGATGGAATTGGCTATCGGACTGGAGAAGAGTGAGAAGCCTTTTGTTTGGGTGATAAGGCCTCCAGAGGGGTTCGATTTGAAAGGAGAGTTTAGACAAGAGTGGTTGCCAGAAGGGTTCGAAGAGCGAGCCAAGGAGAATAATCGGGGCTTGTTGGTGCGGAACTGGGCGCCCCAGTTGGACATTATGGCGCATAAATCTATAGGTGCGTTTCTCAGCCATTGTGGGTGGAATTCGGTGCTGGAGAGCTTGAGCCAGGGGGTTCCGATCATTGGGTGGCCATTGGCGGGGGAACAAAACTACAATTCGAAGATGTTGGTGGAGGAGATGGGTGTGAGTGTTGAGCTGAGTAGAGGACCTCTTGGGACCATTGCTGGGGATGAAGTGAAGAAGGTGATTGATTTGGTGATGGAGAGAGATGGAAAAGGAGAAGAGATGAAGAAAAGGGCTAATGAGCTTAAGTTGCAGATAAGAGCAGCCGTAAAAGAAGAGGGAGAACATAAAGGGTCTGCTCTCAAAGCCATAGATGATTGTGTTGCTTCAATTCTAGCATAG